From a single Myotis daubentonii chromosome 5, mMyoDau2.1, whole genome shotgun sequence genomic region:
- the LOC132234159 gene encoding olfactory receptor-like protein OLF4: MQGHLVVSTEVDSSSNIHSGIQFHHMEPVNLTQISEFVLLGFSEEPALQPLIFGLFLSMYLITVLGNLLITLAVSSDSHLHTPMYFFLSNLSLVDICFTSTTVPKMLVNIQTQSKAITYAGCITQLYFYILFAGLDVFLLTVMAYDRFVAICHPLHYTVIMNPRLCELLVLICWIMSVLNSFLQCLMTLRLSFCMHVEIPHFFCELNQMIKLACSDTFLNNMVTYFSALLLGGGPFTGILYSYSKIVSCIHVMSSAQGKYKALSACVSHLSVVFLFYCTSLGVYLSSAATHIARSSATASVMYSVVTPMLNPFIYSLRNKDIKQALKAFFVKETTNRPVVLRLKTCP, encoded by the exons atgcagggGCATCTAGTGGTCTCTACAGAAGTTGATTCGAGTTCCAACATACATTCAGGAAT TCAATTCCACCACATGGAACCTGTGAATCTTACACAAATTTCAGAGTTTGTTCTTCTGGGATTTTCAGAGGAACCAGCACTgcagcccctcatatttgggcttttcctctccatgtacctgatcactgtgttgggaaacctgctcatcaCCCTGGCcgtcagctcagactcccacctccacacgcccatgtacttcttcctgtccaacctgtccttggtagatatctgtttcacctccaccaccgTCCCAAAGATGTTGGtgaacatccagacacaaagcAAAGCCATCACCTATGCAGGCTGCATCACACAGTTGTATTTTTACATACTTTTTGCTGGGTTGGATGTTTTCCTCTTGActgtgatggcctatgaccggtttgtggccatctgccaccccctgcactacACGGTCATCATGAACCCTCGGCTTTGTGAACTGCTGGTTCTGATTTGCTGGATCATGAGTGTCCTGAATTCCTTCCTACAATGCTTAATGACATTACGACTGTCCTTCTGCATGCACGTGGAAATCCctcactttttctgtgaactcaatCAGATGATCAAACTTGCCTGTTCTGACACCTTTTTAAATAACATGGTGACATATTTTTCAGCTCTTCTGCTTGGTGGTGGTCCTTTCACTGGGATTCTTTACTCATATTCCAAAATAGTATCCTGCATACATGTAATGTCATCTGCTCAAGGGAAGTATAAAGCACTTTCTGCTTGTGTGTCTCACCTCTCAGTTGTCTTCTTATTTTATTGTACAAGTCTAGGAGTGtacctcagctctgctgctacCCACATTGCCCGCTCAAGTGCCACAGCCTCAGTGATGTACTCTgtggtcacacccatgctgaaccccttcatctacagtctcAGGAACAAGGACATTAAACAGGCTCTGAAAGCATTCTTTGTGAAGGAAACTACAAACAGGCCAGTTGTCCTAAGACTGAAGACTTGCCCATGA